The nucleotide sequence GACGGGGACGAGACCGTCCCCGACGAGGGCGGCCTGGAGACGCCCGATCTCGACGCGGCCACGGCCCACGCCCAGGCGGTGCTCCGCGAGATCCGCCTCGCCGGTCGCCTCACCGGGGCGCTGGGCCCCTGGGAGATCGTGATCCGCGACGCGCGGGGCCGGGCGCTCCGCCGCATCGCGGTGTCCTGATCCGGCCGCTCAGGCCGGCCCGGTCGCGAGGGCGAAGCCCTCGTCCTGCCAGCCGGTCAGACCGCCGATCATCAGCTTCACCGGGCATCCGCAGCGGGCGAGCCGCAGGGCCGCCTTGTCGGCCGCGTTGCAGTGCGGGCCTGCGCAGTAGACCACGAACAGGGTGTCGGGGGCCCAGGCCGCCATCCGCTCCGGCGTGATCTCCCGGTGCGGCAGGTTCAGCGCGCCGGGCACGTGGCCGCGGGCGAAGGCGGCGGGGCCGCGGGTGTCGAGGAGCACGAAGTCGGGCGCGCCCTCGTCGAGGGCGGCGTGGACGTCGTCGCAGTCGGTCTCCAGCGCGAGGCGGCGGGCGAAGTGCGCCTCGGCCTCGGCGGCCGGGGCGGGCGGGGTCTCGGTGATGCGGCTTCCGATCGGGCTGGCCACGGCGTGTCTCCTGTGCCGGTTGCGGGGCCAGGATGCGGCGTGGGATGACGGGGCGTGAGCGCCGCTCCCGCCGATCCGCGTCAAGATCATGCCAAACGCCCTCCCCGACCGGCGCGTCGTCGCCCTCGCCTATGACGAGCTCTGCACCTTCGAGTTCGGCATCGCGGTCGAGGTCTTCGGGCTGGAGCGGCCCGAGATGGGCCCGGACTGGTACCGCTTCGCCGTCGCGGGCGTGGAGCC is from Methylobacterium radiodurans and encodes:
- a CDS encoding DUF6894 family protein produces the protein MAPRFYLDLIDGDETVPDEGGLETPDLDAATAHAQAVLREIRLAGRLTGALGPWEIVIRDARGRALRRIAVS
- a CDS encoding rhodanese-like domain-containing protein codes for the protein MGSRITETPPAPAAEAEAHFARRLALETDCDDVHAALDEGAPDFVLLDTRGPAAFARGHVPGALNLPHREITPERMAAWAPDTLFVVYCAGPHCNAADKAALRLARCGCPVKLMIGGLTGWQDEGFALATGPA